The Malus domestica chromosome 10, GDT2T_hap1 genome contains a region encoding:
- the LOC103441039 gene encoding cysteine-rich receptor-like protein kinase 29 isoform X2, whose translation MSRRRLGLHSVLLLQRFVHHVFGKNIKQMVSSRFLSCLYPILLLMINQALGQVPDFLHHFCVNENGNYTTNITYQTNLNRLLSSLPSEENSNGYGFYNASYSQNSSNEQIYAIGLCRADVMAEDCRTCLNNSRYALPQRCPNQKEAIGWHDECMLRYSNRFFYGVMETSPSFYVQNPNKISSSGLDGFNQELRKVVDRIRSEAAAGGSLRKFAFGNASVPTSKTVYALAQCTPDISKQACSDCLSGAFVDIHQCCEGTEGGRVFSPSCNLRFEVFSFIDPTTFTPLTSPPGPPPVPPSNNTTNTSQGSKSNKSQTVIIIFVPIIASLLLVMLMCFCLRVRKASKKLQSSLVPGEDADEMGRAESLQFNFDTIRVATDDFSEANKLGQGGFGSVYKGRLLNGEEIAVKRLSVNSGQGDLEFKNEVLLVAKLQHRNLVRLLGFCLEGIERLLIYEFVPNASLDHIIFDSIKRAQLDWNRRHRIIVGISRGLIYLHEESRLRIIHRDLKASNILIDEEMNPKISDFGMAKLFELDQTQGNTSRIVGTYGYMAPEYVLHGHFSVKSDVYSFGVLVLEIVSGQKNNCFRHGQNVEDLLSYAWICWREGTTSNLIDPTLTNGSRNEIVRCIHIGLLCVQENIADRPTMNAIVLMLNSYSVTLPVPPQPAFFRDSNIGSDVSLGWRNSSEVMTTGSDRSKNSSVKAPKNEVSLITEVYPR comes from the exons ATGTCGCGACGGCGATTGGGTCTGCACTCCGTTCTCCTTCTTCAGCGCTTTGTGCATCACGTGTTTGG caaaaatatcaaacaaatGGTTTCCTCGAGATTTCTATCCTGCCTCTATCCGATTCTGCTTCTCATGATTAATCAAGCCCTTGGTCAAGTTCCAGATTTTCTACACCACTTCTGTGTAAATGAGAATGGAAACTACACCACCAATATTACCTATCAGACAAACCTCAACCGCCTTCTCTCCTCCCTGCCCTCCGAAGAAAACAGCAACGGGTACGGTTTTTACAATGCATCCTATAGTCAAAACTCGTCGAACGAACAAATTTATGCAATCGGACTTTGTAGGGCAGATGTCATGGCGGAAGATTGCCGCACCTGCCTAAATAACTCCCGATATGCTCTGCCTCAGCGTTGCCCTAATCAGAAGGAAGCAATTGGTTGGCACGACGAATGCATGCTACGCTACTCAAACCGCTTCTTCTATGGCGTTATGGAAACTAGTCCTTCTTTCTATGTGCAGAATCCTAATAAAATATCGTCGTCGGGCCTGGATGGATTCAACCAAGAGCTGAGGAAGGTAGTGGACAGGATAAGAAGTGAGGCTGCAGCTGGTGGTTCTCTTCGGAAGTTTGCATTCGGAAACGCAAGTGTCCCAACTTCCAAAACAGTGTATGCACTAGCGCAGTGCACGCCGGACATATCCAAGCAAGCGTGCAGTGATTGCTTAAGTGGAGCTTTTGTGGATATCCACCAATGTTGTGAAGGGACAGAAGGTGGGAGAGTTTTTAGTCCCAGCTGTAACCTTAGATTCGAGGTTTTCAGCTTCATTGACCCTACAACTTTTACACCATTGACATCGCCGCCAGGCCCTCCACCAGTGCCAC CATCAAACAATACCACAAATACTTCACAAG GATCGAAGAGCAACAAATCTCAGACTGTCATCATTATTTTCGTGCCAATTATTGCTTCTTTGTTACTAGTTATGTTAATGTGCTTTTGTCTAAGAGTACGGAAGGCAAGTAAAAAGCTTCAAAGTAGTTTAGTTCCAG GAGAAGACGCGGACGAAATGGGAAGGGCAGAATCCTTGCAATTCAATTTTGACACCATTAGAGTTGCCACAGATGACTTTTCTGAAGCCAATAAACTAGGACAAGGAGGATTTGGTTCTGTTTATaag GGTAGGTTATTGAATGGAGAAGAAATAGCAGTGAAAAGGCTTTCCGTAAATTCTGGACAAGGAGATTTGGAGTTTAAAAATGAGGTCTTGTTAGTGGCAAAGCTTCAACACCGGAACTTAGTTAGGCTCTTGGGTTTCTGCTTGGAAGGAATTGAAAGGCTTCTTATTTATGAGTTTGTCCCTAATGCAAGTCTCGACCACATCATATTTG ACTCAATCAAGCGCGCACAATTGGATTGGAATAGGCGCCATAGAATCATTGTAGGCATTTCTCGAGGACTTATTTACCTTCATGAGGAATCTCGGCTTAGAATTATTCATCGTGATCTCAAAGCTAGTAATATATTGATAGATGAAGAAATGAACCCCAAAATATCAGATTTTGGCATGGCAAAGTTGTTCGAGCTTGATCAAACACAAGGCAACACCAGTCGAATTGTGGGGACCTA TGGATATATGGCTCCAGAATATGTACTGCATGGGCACTTTTCTGTTAAGTCAGATGTTTATAGTTTTGGTGTCTTAGTTTTGGAGATAGTAAGCGGTCAAAAAAATAATTGCTTTCGTCATGGACAAAATGTGGAGGATCTTCTAAGCTAT GCATGGATATGTTGGAGGGAAGGGACAACTTCAAATCTAATTGATCCCACATTGACGAATGGTTCAAGAAATGAAATAGTGAGATGCATCCACATTGGGTTACTGTGTGTGCAAGAAAATATAGCTGATAGGCCAACCATGAATGCTATTGTTCTAATGCTTAATAGTTACTCAGTCACACTTCCGGTACCCCCACAACCAGCATTTTTCAGGGATAGCAACATTGGATCTGACGTGTCTTTGGGATGGAGGAATAGTTCAGAGGTGATGACAACCGGGTCGGATCGATCCAAGAACAGCTCTGTCAAAGCACCAAAAAATGAGGTTTCATTGATCACCGAAGTATATCCTAGATAG
- the LOC103441039 gene encoding cysteine-rich receptor-like protein kinase 29 isoform X1: MSRRRLGLHSVLLLQRFVHHVFGKNIKQMVSSRFLSCLYPILLLMINQALGQVPDFLHHFCVNENGNYTTNITYQTNLNRLLSSLPSEENSNGYGFYNASYSQNSSNEQIYAIGLCRADVMAEDCRTCLNNSRYALPQRCPNQKEAIGWHDECMLRYSNRFFYGVMETSPSFYVQNPNKISSSGLDGFNQELRKVVDRIRSEAAAGGSLRKFAFGNASVPTSKTVYALAQCTPDISKQACSDCLSGAFVDIHQCCEGTEGGRVFSPSCNLRFEVFSFIDPTTFTPLTSPPGPPPVPLSMPPSVSSLPPSNNTTNTSQGSKSNKSQTVIIIFVPIIASLLLVMLMCFCLRVRKASKKLQSSLVPGEDADEMGRAESLQFNFDTIRVATDDFSEANKLGQGGFGSVYKGRLLNGEEIAVKRLSVNSGQGDLEFKNEVLLVAKLQHRNLVRLLGFCLEGIERLLIYEFVPNASLDHIIFDSIKRAQLDWNRRHRIIVGISRGLIYLHEESRLRIIHRDLKASNILIDEEMNPKISDFGMAKLFELDQTQGNTSRIVGTYGYMAPEYVLHGHFSVKSDVYSFGVLVLEIVSGQKNNCFRHGQNVEDLLSYAWICWREGTTSNLIDPTLTNGSRNEIVRCIHIGLLCVQENIADRPTMNAIVLMLNSYSVTLPVPPQPAFFRDSNIGSDVSLGWRNSSEVMTTGSDRSKNSSVKAPKNEVSLITEVYPR, encoded by the exons ATGTCGCGACGGCGATTGGGTCTGCACTCCGTTCTCCTTCTTCAGCGCTTTGTGCATCACGTGTTTGG caaaaatatcaaacaaatGGTTTCCTCGAGATTTCTATCCTGCCTCTATCCGATTCTGCTTCTCATGATTAATCAAGCCCTTGGTCAAGTTCCAGATTTTCTACACCACTTCTGTGTAAATGAGAATGGAAACTACACCACCAATATTACCTATCAGACAAACCTCAACCGCCTTCTCTCCTCCCTGCCCTCCGAAGAAAACAGCAACGGGTACGGTTTTTACAATGCATCCTATAGTCAAAACTCGTCGAACGAACAAATTTATGCAATCGGACTTTGTAGGGCAGATGTCATGGCGGAAGATTGCCGCACCTGCCTAAATAACTCCCGATATGCTCTGCCTCAGCGTTGCCCTAATCAGAAGGAAGCAATTGGTTGGCACGACGAATGCATGCTACGCTACTCAAACCGCTTCTTCTATGGCGTTATGGAAACTAGTCCTTCTTTCTATGTGCAGAATCCTAATAAAATATCGTCGTCGGGCCTGGATGGATTCAACCAAGAGCTGAGGAAGGTAGTGGACAGGATAAGAAGTGAGGCTGCAGCTGGTGGTTCTCTTCGGAAGTTTGCATTCGGAAACGCAAGTGTCCCAACTTCCAAAACAGTGTATGCACTAGCGCAGTGCACGCCGGACATATCCAAGCAAGCGTGCAGTGATTGCTTAAGTGGAGCTTTTGTGGATATCCACCAATGTTGTGAAGGGACAGAAGGTGGGAGAGTTTTTAGTCCCAGCTGTAACCTTAGATTCGAGGTTTTCAGCTTCATTGACCCTACAACTTTTACACCATTGACATCGCCGCCAGGCCCTCCACCAGTGCCACTATCAATGCCACCATCAGTATCTTCTCTTCCACCATCAAACAATACCACAAATACTTCACAAG GATCGAAGAGCAACAAATCTCAGACTGTCATCATTATTTTCGTGCCAATTATTGCTTCTTTGTTACTAGTTATGTTAATGTGCTTTTGTCTAAGAGTACGGAAGGCAAGTAAAAAGCTTCAAAGTAGTTTAGTTCCAG GAGAAGACGCGGACGAAATGGGAAGGGCAGAATCCTTGCAATTCAATTTTGACACCATTAGAGTTGCCACAGATGACTTTTCTGAAGCCAATAAACTAGGACAAGGAGGATTTGGTTCTGTTTATaag GGTAGGTTATTGAATGGAGAAGAAATAGCAGTGAAAAGGCTTTCCGTAAATTCTGGACAAGGAGATTTGGAGTTTAAAAATGAGGTCTTGTTAGTGGCAAAGCTTCAACACCGGAACTTAGTTAGGCTCTTGGGTTTCTGCTTGGAAGGAATTGAAAGGCTTCTTATTTATGAGTTTGTCCCTAATGCAAGTCTCGACCACATCATATTTG ACTCAATCAAGCGCGCACAATTGGATTGGAATAGGCGCCATAGAATCATTGTAGGCATTTCTCGAGGACTTATTTACCTTCATGAGGAATCTCGGCTTAGAATTATTCATCGTGATCTCAAAGCTAGTAATATATTGATAGATGAAGAAATGAACCCCAAAATATCAGATTTTGGCATGGCAAAGTTGTTCGAGCTTGATCAAACACAAGGCAACACCAGTCGAATTGTGGGGACCTA TGGATATATGGCTCCAGAATATGTACTGCATGGGCACTTTTCTGTTAAGTCAGATGTTTATAGTTTTGGTGTCTTAGTTTTGGAGATAGTAAGCGGTCAAAAAAATAATTGCTTTCGTCATGGACAAAATGTGGAGGATCTTCTAAGCTAT GCATGGATATGTTGGAGGGAAGGGACAACTTCAAATCTAATTGATCCCACATTGACGAATGGTTCAAGAAATGAAATAGTGAGATGCATCCACATTGGGTTACTGTGTGTGCAAGAAAATATAGCTGATAGGCCAACCATGAATGCTATTGTTCTAATGCTTAATAGTTACTCAGTCACACTTCCGGTACCCCCACAACCAGCATTTTTCAGGGATAGCAACATTGGATCTGACGTGTCTTTGGGATGGAGGAATAGTTCAGAGGTGATGACAACCGGGTCGGATCGATCCAAGAACAGCTCTGTCAAAGCACCAAAAAATGAGGTTTCATTGATCACCGAAGTATATCCTAGATAG
- the LOC114827485 gene encoding auxin-responsive protein IAA8-like, with amino-acid sequence MDSVRSGLYDAPFITRPAAVKSNMLGLLPLLQRHRLQNGHQFVPSKKNSMVSVPSKNDDDTEGKMGAWCLYVKVSMDGAPYLRKVDLKTYGSYLELSLAMEKMFSCFTIGHCGSHGDSRDGLSESRLDLPHGAEYVLTYEDKDGDWMLVGDVPREMFTDSCKRMRINLAR; translated from the coding sequence ATGGATAGCGTCAGATCAGGGCTCTACGACGCTCCCTTCATAACTCGCCCCGCCGCTGTGAAATCAAATATGCTGGGTCTACTGCCCCTGCTGCAAAGGCACAGGTTGCAGAATGGCCACCAATTCGTTCcttccaaaaaaaattcaatggttTCCGTTCCTTCGAAAAATGATGATGATACTGAAGGCAAGATGGGAGCATGGTGTCTATATGTTAAGGTCAGCATGGATGGTGCACCGTACTTGAGGAAAGTTGATCTGAAAACCTACGGTAGCTATCTGGAGTTATCTCTAGCTATGGAAAAGATGTTCAGCTGCTTTACAATCGGCCATTGTGGCTCACATGGAGATTCGAGAGACGGATTGAGCGAGAGTCGATTGGATCTTCCACATGGTGCTGAATATGTCCTCACCTATGAAGACAAAGATGGCGATTGGATGCTAGTTGGTGATGTTCCCAGGGAAATGTTTACCGACTCATGTAAGAGGATGAGGATCAACTTGGCACGATGA
- the LOC114827806 gene encoding cysteine-rich receptor-like protein kinase 26: MDSSRSLLFFVLPSIFNLLAPTLAQFDNRTCTSAAEYCWICSDTAGNYTPGDMYHSNLQRIFSSFSDTRSSSGFYNSSAGQDSNKVNAIALCRGDLALGGCRTCVNESSHILLHNCSNHKEAWGEGCMVRYSYNVIFGIEQKVPTKFLPGPNLAENAQQFEVVLNPLLGILSEKAASGNSLKKFAAGHATVPNAETIYAFAQCTPDINQQNCSNCLKDSVSIIPGCCGGKKGGRVLKPSCDLRYEDGLFFDPSAASSINISDPSAPAGPAPAPKGGSNKSNTREIVIIITVVLVAIAIIMSSTCIFLRMRKRRVKLLEVEDSENSDQVNLLESLQYDFETIQSATDDFSDVNKLGRGGFGAVYKGRLFNGQLIAVKRLANNSQQGDREFKNEVELLAQLQHRNLVRLLGFCLKSDERLLIYEYVANASLDNFIFDPKNHVHLDWETRYKIIRGIARGILYLHEDSRVRIIHRDLKASNILLDEDMNPKIADFGMARLFVIDQTQGDTRTIVGTYGYMAPEYVIHGRFSVKTDVFSFGVLVLEIISGKRIGSFRYGENEEDLLSYAWRNWMEETPQNIIDPTLTTSSRTETMRCIHIGLLCVQQNVVDRPTVASVVSMFNSHSLTLSVPSRPAFYLQDNGRSDILLTRLTESNESKSSSVYVTQNEPSNITEPYPR; this comes from the exons ATGGATTCCTCGAGATCATTGCTTTTCTTCGTTCTTCCTAGTATCTTCAACCTTCTAGCTCCCACCCTGGCTCAATTCGACAATCGCACCTGCACTAGCGCAGCTGAATACTGCTGGATATGTTCTGATACTGCAGGCAACTACACACCAGGTGATATGTACCATTCCAACCTCCAGAGGATCTTCTCTTCCTTCTCAGACACCCGAAGCAGCTCTGGGTTCTACAATTCTTCAGCGGGACAAGACTCCAACAAAGTCAATGCCATTGCATTATGCAGAGGAGACCTTGCACTTGGCGGTTGTCGCACTTGCGTCAATGAGTCCAGTCACATTCTCTTGCATAATTGTTCAAATCATAAGGAAGCATGGGGAGAGGGTTGTATGGTTCGATACTCGTACAACGTAATATTTGGTATTGAGCAAAAGGTCCCAACTAAGTTTTTGCCTGGCCCAAATTTAGCTGAAAACGCTCAACAGTTTGAGGTGGTACTCAATCCTTTGTTGGGTATTTTAAGTGAGAAAGCTGCATCAGGGAATTCTCTTAAAAAATTTGCGGCAGGACATGCAACTGTCCCGAATGCCGAAACAATATATGCATTTGCCCAGTGCACTCCAGATATAAACCAGCAAAACTGCAGCAATTGCCTCAAAGATTCCGTCTCAATTATTCCGGGATGTTGCGGTggaaaaaaaggaggaagagttcTTAAACCCAGCTGTGATTTAAGGTACGAGGATGGTCTTTTCTTCGATCCTTCCGCTGCTTCGTCAATAAATATTTCAGATCCATCAGCACCAGCAGGTCCAGCACCAGCACCCAAAGGAG GATCAAATAAGAGTAATACAAGAGAAattgtcatcatcatcactgtggTTTTGGTTGCCATCGCTATTATCATGAGCAGCACATGTATTTTCTTAAGAATGAGGAAACGAAGAGTAAAATTACTTGAAGTTGAAG ATAGCGAGAATTCAGATCAAGTTAATTTGTTGGAGTCGTTGCAATATGACTTCGAAACTATACAATCTGCAACAGATGACTTCTCTGATGTAAATAAGCTTGGACGAGGTGGATTTGGAGCTGTTTACAag GGACGGCTATTTAATGGGCAACTTATAGCCGTGAAAAGGCTGGCTAATAATTCTCAACAAGGCGATCGTGAATTTAAGAACGAGGTCGAGTTGCTTGCTCAGCTTCAACACCGGAATCTAGTAAGGCTCCTTGGATTTTGCTTGAAATCAGATGAAAGACTCCTCATTTACGAATACGTGGCTAACGCAAGTCTTGATAACTTCATTTTTG ACCCCAAAAATCATGTTCATTTGGATTGGGAAACACGTTACAAGATCATACGAGGCATTGCTCGAGGGATCCTTTACCTTCATGAAGATTCTCGGGTTCGAATTATTCATCGTGATCTCAAAGCAAGCAACATTTTGTTAGATGAAGATATGAACCCCAAAATTGCTGATTTTGGTATGGCCAGATTGTTTGTTATCGATCAAACTCAAGGAGATACAAGGACAATTGTGGGAACCTA TGGATATATGGCTCCAGAGTATGTAATTCATGGACGTTTCTCAGTCAAAACTGATGTCTTCAGTTTTGGTGTGTTAGTTCTTGAAATTATTAGTGGTAAAAGGATTGGAAGTTTTCGATATGGTGAAAATGAAGAGGACCTTTTAAGCTAT GCCTGGAGAAATTGGATGGAGGAAACACCTCAAAATATCATAGATCCTACGTTGACGACAAGTTCAAGAACTGAAACAATGAGATGCATCCACATTGGTTTACTTTGTGTGCAACAAAATGTGGTTGACAGACCGACGGTGGCTTCAGTTGTATCCATGTTTAATAGTCATTCTCTCACACTTTCAGTGCCCTCACGACCTGCATTTTATTTGCAAGACAACGGTCGATCAGACATATTGTTGACAAGATTGACAGAGTCTAATGAATCGAAAAGTAGCTCCGTCTATGTGACGCAAAATGAGCCTTCAAATATTACTGAACCATATCCTCGCTAG